A region of the Mytilus galloprovincialis chromosome 1, xbMytGall1.hap1.1, whole genome shotgun sequence genome:
CTATCAATGGAAGAAGCTGTTTGTTTTCCAGAAGAAAACAAGcatatgaaaataaacatttctgGGCGAGAAAATTGTGGACAAACATATACAGACGACGTAGTGTATGTAAAAATATCTAACAAAGGCGAGCCACAAGAAGATAAAAAATACTACGGTGAAGTCGTATCATTTATAGATAGAAATCGCTTCAAAAACATATCACATCCTGTTTTTGTTTGTCTCATTGATCGACGACAGAGTCATCTGATGATTCCAATTTGCAAGACTATTCCAAAAATTAATATCTTACACGGACGTCTAGCTAAGAAGTATCCAGAGCGGCTAAGAACAAGCGTAGAAATTCATAAACATGATTCAGCTACAAATGATCTTAAGTTTCATAAATATCATAACATCACAGAAGGTGACAAAGAAAACTGGTTGTTCATTGTAGTTCTTTTAAAATGGAAATTAACTAATATTCACCCCCTAGGTGCAGTCTTAGGTGTAGTGCATAGCTCTAAAGACATAGAAGAGGGATTAACGTTGATTTCTTACCAAAACAATTTGCCATTATGGTTTGATTACCCATCTGTCGATGAAATCAAAGAATTGAGAGACGATTTGCAAGCCCCCGGTTATCAAGATATAACCAAAACCGACAAAATATTCACAATAGCTGGAATAGAAGAAAGTTTCATAAATCATGGTTTTAGCATTAGAAAAATGACAAAGAACAGAGTTAGAGTCGGTATTCATGTTACTGACGTCAGCAAGGTTGTTCACAAAGATGATGATTTAGATATTCATGCGCGATCCCGTGGATTTTCATTTCACAGTTCAAATACAGCACATAATAAACTTATGCTACCTGATCATATAAATAATCTTTGTAGCTTAGAACCAGGTCGCAGAAGGTATGCAATATCAGTTTTCTTTGACATTGACCAAACTGAACCAagtaatatacatgtaacagaaAAAACTATTAGCAGAACGGTAATGCGTTCCTCCGCCCATTACAATTACATAGAAGTTGAAAACATTATCAACAATCAAGATATCATTGATGATATTTTCGCTGACGACATAAAGATTCTTTTTCTACTGTCAAAGAAATTGAAATTCCAACGTCTTCAAATGGAGTCCTTTACCTCACCAATATCAGTAGATTTTACAACTACAGACGGTATCATGAAAACTAAAAAAGCACATTCTCTAGTTGAAGAATACCTTGTTCTAGCAAACAACACAATTGGAAGCATTCTGACGCAAAATTTTCCCATGAATGTTCCTGTTTTTCATCCATTACAAATGGCCAGAGAtagtaaaaataaacaaagagaATGGTATTTTTTACACAAATACTTTGCTCATCTGTTGTGCAGCAAACAAGAAGAGATTATTGAAGAAAAAGGGAAATTATCATTAGTTAATGCACTACCATCACCATATTACTTGTATCATAGGTTAGCTGATCCCTCCTCTATGAGTGAAAATGATGAAGATGtaaatattgatattgaaaagAGACTCTTTGTTCCAATACAGTCAAATGTTCTCGATCAAATTGTAAGAAATGTTCAAATAGATAGAACTATTGACGAAGCAATTGAACTAATTTGTTCTGATTTCGTTCATCCTAAACAAGGTTTAGCTTTAAAAGAATGGCAATCATTTGAGCCTAGTCACCAATACAGAATGTCTGTTCTCCATAGAGAAAATCCAGCTGTTCAGTTCACGTGCCCTCTAAGTAGATATTGTGATATCATCATCCATCGATTGATTCATGCTTACTTAGATGAAAAAAATACCCCCTATGACTTTACTGAATTACGAACCATATGTGCGTATTTAAATACGTTATTGAAAAAAACCAACGATTTCAATTTGCAGTATAAAGAATTAGTTTTCTCAAACTATTTAAAGCAACAGCCGATTATTTTTCAAGGTTTCGTTTCTCACGTATCACGCGAAAAATACGACATTTTCATACCAGGTCTTCAAGACACTATGACAAAAAGTGTGTTTGTAAAATTTAGCGAAATAGACGTTTGTAGTATTCCTGAAATCACATTGGACAACGATATGGTAACATTCAACGAAAGAACAGTCATAACTGGTGATCCAGAGAATATAGAAGGAAATGAAGATACACATCAAATATTCTCAAAAGTGACAGTGAAATGGAGAAGGCGTTTATACAGTTTCAAAGCTACTGTATTGGAAAAACCAATGGACGATGAAGTACAAAGACCTGAAAAGCATGTTAAGATATATCCTCACCAGAACACTACGTTTATAAGCTTGAGGTTTTGGAAAAGCACACTTCAACATGTCTTCGACGAAAATCGtaatgcattaaaaaataaaatgtctaaTAACAACAGAGAACAGATGATGCAAGAACTTGAAAGAAATAAACAGCACATAGATAGTTTTAAAAACAGTGTCACAGACGTTAGTTCTGAAGTATCTGACCAGGTAATAATTGATCACTTTGTACCATTCCAAACATCGTTTCGACATGGCCAAATTGTTACAGTTCAAATGTCAGCTCAAGAATTATCAGGAATTCTGACACCAATCCCTCAAATAGCTATCCTGACAAACGGTATCAAATTTTGTTTGCCACATGTACAAGATCCAATCAAAACGTTTCTTAGATATGCCAAAAAGAGTTCATTACCTAAGTACAGGAATGTAGACGAATACAAGAATATATGGCTTCCTGTGGTTGAAATGGAATCTACTTATAATGCTGTACATGGCGAGGAATCGGTGATAATCAACGAAGTACcacttgtatttaaaaataaccaGGGCATGTTTGAGTTTGAAGAAGAATTTTGTGAAAAAAGGGATTTGGAGTTTGGATATATTCCAGAAGTGAACGACAATGAAGGTGGATCATTAATAAATGAGAACAAAACATACTTTCCGTTACCGAGTGGAAATTTTCTTTGCATAATGAAAGACCAAGACCTAGACTtggaaacaaaacaaatgataGGCAATCAGATTCTTcacaaagataaatatatatggaGTGCGCATGCAGAGACtactaaaatatgtaaatatcaaAAGTTAGAACAGCGACGAAATGGATGTCAACGTAGAATAACCAAGATTCGAGTAGCATTTCAACTTCACGAAAATAGTTCTCCGCCACCTGCTACTTCGTTAGATGACTGTAGACTAGAGATAATTTCCAAATCGCCAGTTGACAGGTAATCATTTTTAATGAACAAGAATATTAAAATTAATTGTAAAGAGAAAATTAAGTAAATAAGTCAACAAAGAACTTTACACGACTGTTTATAGGATTGCGATATACATATTAATTAATACTGATGAAGAATATTATTTATTCGAAgtatttaatatttgtgtttacTAAATTATtgtggtgaaaaaaaaaatatcatgatgatGTTGTACCCTATTATACTTGCTTGctatttatataatttgttttctgtttgataTACTATTTATGATTTAAGATCCACTTTGTTACAACCGGTGATCCGTATATTTtacaatcgccaatggcagtcatcaGGGTTTAATTTCATCCGTTgttcaaatgcgttttgttaaaatatactttttttccacatttttggtcttttgaaaatgttgtttgtgctgtatttttaCCCCACTACCAACAAACTTGTATTGCATTTACACATATATTAATAACGGTTtgaataggtttttttttcaattaagacttTTATTTATCGAGTctaaaatagcaacaatcaaaaTTCAATCTATCTAGGCGTGAATCAGTTTGTTAACACACTGATGTAGCTActaaattatataacataattgCCCtaaaatgtaactttaacacactaacgAGTGTTATAAAATAGTTGTATTTTATATATTCACGGAATATTTCACGAAAAAAACCCTCGCCTTATCAGGAACGTGCAGCCATCCAGGTAAAAAAATCGGAGGCTGTAAAGAAATTTGTTAAGCTTAATGTACATGTCTTAAACATATTTTTGCAGCTTATTGTACATTCTGATTCTAAATGAAAACAAAGAAAtgtgttattctcgtggtgttttgtctgatgcttggtccgtttctgtgtgtgttacgtttcggtgttatgtcgttgttctcctctcatatttaatgcgtttccctcggttttagtttgttaccccgattttgttttttgtccatggatttatgagttttggacagcggtatactactgttgcctttatttagttaaATAGTAGGAATTTCAGGTTTAATTCCGTTGGTTCTCGATAAAAACTGCTTTTCATCTCTCTCATTCAGTCTATGAGTTTCAAGAGTATACGGGTGATGCATTCAGAAACCTTTTTCCCTCTTTGTTTTCTACTTTGATGTCACAATTTTGGTTTATCTCTATTATTGGGAAGGTGATATTTTCAAACTGAGTTTGTACTGTTCTCAAGAGTCGCCTCGTGATTGGGCAGTTTCTTCTGCCGGTGATTATTAAGTCTGATTTTGAATTCAGTTTCTTGCAATTTCCTCAAGTAGGAATATACATACTATTTTCCGCTTTAcaattagatgtaacatagatGCTGGTGATAGCGTGGTCCGCGTTGGTGACtttacagcacttacaattgTTTCTTCTGCATTGTTTTTAACACCCAATTTTGgattacttttttttcaacttttgatgtAACAAGTAAGTCCATGAGAAAAATTGCTGACGCCAGTGCTTGAGGAGAGCTGCTGAACTATTTTTCAAATGCCAACAAACGGAACTCTATTTTTGCGGATcgtttagtttttgtttttcattaggATCTGTCGATATTTTTCTTGAGTTTAATCAAAAGCTCCTGTTATATTTGTGGTTTTTGTATCGTCTTGATTTTCTGAGTTGTCCAAAACGATAGTTGAGTTTGGATTCCGAAAAGCAAATTTGCGTTAGACCAATAGCTTGACTTTAAGGAATGTTCCTGGGGCAGTGTTTAAGGAGCTTTCCTCAAAATTATTTAATGATATATAGAacaacatttttcattaattcatGATTTGAATAATCATTGTCGTATCTTTAATTCATTGGACATCCTTAATATGGACCAAATTGTCATATGAAATCCCACAATAATTACAAAATCCTAACTTAGAAACATACTACTACTACAActgcatttaaataaaattttatcataatAGGCGTCTTGAAAATCACTTGAAAAAGCTACGGCATGGAACCGATTTAGCCAAAAATATTGCACTGAGAAAAGAAATCAATTTTCCAGGTAAGTACACTAATGCTATTTGTCTTAGACAATTTGCTGTTTactttcattaatttttattactaTCAACAATTTATTCATAAGATTAAGATTTGTTTGATTGTTTGGAAGTGTCAAGACAATTCATACATTGTTTATATATCTTTAAGTTGTTGAGTTGTTCATCTGTCATATAATGCATGTTCATTAATAACATATGGTATATTAAATCGGTTAAGTACAggatataagttaaaaaaaatggatgTAACGTCTACCATTTCTGTGCGACTTGTTGTCATTCTTTTTTTAATCAGAAGTCACGTTTGAATTCCGAAAGAGTTTCGACCTTAGCTTGCTGCATTTTTAAGAAGAAAGTGAAAGAACTTTTTTTGTAGAGTAACATACctgaaa
Encoded here:
- the LOC143064962 gene encoding 3'-5' exoribonuclease HELZ2-like, whose amino-acid sequence is MDSDSDDEWYDEEANQSRNRLRNMDLQQGANTESLHDTPESWFHEGLEINRYEFIRTENVCVLRPFLYRDIFSAFDENKLTKQPDMYKRCMIKILSMEEAVCFPEENKHMKINISGRENCGQTYTDDVVYVKISNKGEPQEDKKYYGEVVSFIDRNRFKNISHPVFVCLIDRRQSHLMIPICKTIPKINILHGRLAKKYPERLRTSVEIHKHDSATNDLKFHKYHNITEGDKENWLFIVVLLKWKLTNIHPLGAVLGVVHSSKDIEEGLTLISYQNNLPLWFDYPSVDEIKELRDDLQAPGYQDITKTDKIFTIAGIEESFINHGFSIRKMTKNRVRVGIHVTDVSKVVHKDDDLDIHARSRGFSFHSSNTAHNKLMLPDHINNLCSLEPGRRRYAISVFFDIDQTEPSNIHVTEKTISRTVMRSSAHYNYIEVENIINNQDIIDDIFADDIKILFLLSKKLKFQRLQMESFTSPISVDFTTTDGIMKTKKAHSLVEEYLVLANNTIGSILTQNFPMNVPVFHPLQMARDSKNKQREWYFLHKYFAHLLCSKQEEIIEEKGKLSLVNALPSPYYLYHRLADPSSMSENDEDVNIDIEKRLFVPIQSNVLDQIVRNVQIDRTIDEAIELICSDFVHPKQGLALKEWQSFEPSHQYRMSVLHRENPAVQFTCPLSRYCDIIIHRLIHAYLDEKNTPYDFTELRTICAYLNTLLKKTNDFNLQYKELVFSNYLKQQPIIFQGFVSHVSREKYDIFIPGLQDTMTKSVFVKFSEIDVCSIPEITLDNDMVTFNERTVITGDPENIEGNEDTHQIFSKVTVKWRRRLYSFKATVLEKPMDDEVQRPEKHVKIYPHQNTTFISLRFWKSTLQHVFDENRNALKNKMSNNNREQMMQELERNKQHIDSFKNSVTDVSSEVSDQVIIDHFVPFQTSFRHGQIVTVQMSAQELSGILTPIPQIAILTNGIKFCLPHVQDPIKTFLRYAKKSSLPKYRNVDEYKNIWLPVVEMESTYNAVHGEESVIINEVPLVFKNNQGMFEFEEEFCEKRDLEFGYIPEVNDNEGGSLINENKTYFPLPSGNFLCIMKDQDLDLETKQMIGNQILHKDKYIWSAHAETTKICKYQKLEQRRNGCQRRITKIRVAFQLHENSSPPPATSLDDCRLEIISKSPVDRRLENHLKKLRHGTDLAKNIALRKEINFPDRIHLEVAEQIETEGLDVDMWPNNQHQHWAIKTSLKRRFKLIQGPPGTGKTYIGVKLVYLFNKFNTLMQQRTGDTKNQIIFCGPSNRSVDLVARLVIEKLGPKAPRIVRIYGSAIEQLSFPIPGRASVTRRNISDAKADPYLVEHGVVLHYLIRQEGKPYAERIKELDNQFSYDVNMLEEINERDREPLKTTIKEIKEYKDIQSKATKEELPQYDVIFCTNSLVANPKVLKATKDKVYQLIIDESGMCSEPSTIVPIIATMAKQVVLIGDHKQLRPIIKCKEAAKLGLETSLFERYSENILYKTMLKEQYRMHPKICEFPSKHFYDGELKTHPGVGTSHQPLQMWPRTMADHWPHVFCHVEGDEEMLTVKTEAGNEQSRFNEAEVKQVMKVFQHMVENENVPPSSINVMSQYNAQCTALREESVNTGLTMPIVSTVVASQGGEWDYVIFSLVRSIPSYRIPEQPTRGWCLQNLGFITDKNQINVALTRAKKGLVIIGNRNLLVCDPVWKDLIHDYEKKNCMFIGTVFPPVP